A portion of the Calliphora vicina chromosome 5, idCalVici1.1, whole genome shotgun sequence genome contains these proteins:
- the LOC135961504 gene encoding pupal cuticle protein G1A → MSNAISLILLLVAVALCQAAPLEESSVKAKRGLHLGLGYHAPLVSSSYVSAPAAVYHSAPVISHAPLIHHAPLISHAPLIAHAPIYSSHHILPSLHAIHHY, encoded by the exons atgtcaAATGCCATTAGC ctCATATTACTGCTAGTTGCTGTGGCTCTTTGTCAAGCAGCCCCTCTGGAGGAATCCTCAGTTAAAGCTAAACGTGGTTTACACTTGGGTCTGGGCTATCATGCTCCCTTGGTCTCTTCCTCTTATGTATCCGCACCTGCCGCTGTGTATCATTCCGCCCCAGTCATATCTCATGCTCCCCTCATTCATCATGCTCCGCTCATTTCACATGCTCCCCTTATAGCTCATGCTCCCATCTATTCATCGCATCATATTTTGCCCTCCCTCCATGCAATTCATCATTACTAA